From the genome of Acidobacteriota bacterium, one region includes:
- a CDS encoding NADP oxidoreductase — translation MKIGIIGAGQIGGTLTRRLTQLGHQVSVANSRGPESLVSLAKETGAKAVTAAEAARAGEVVIVTIPLAKVRDLPKDLFVGVPENVVVVDTGNYYPRQRDGRIEEIEAGTLESRWVEKQLGRPVVKAFNNIYARHLMENGKPAGSPGRIALPVAGDDEHAKQVIIRLLDQLGFDGVDAGGLDESWRQQPATPVYATDFDVEGVRRALAQAAPERKPEWRATANSPGNFNHPA, via the coding sequence ATGAAAATCGGCATTATTGGCGCAGGACAGATTGGCGGTACGCTCACGCGGCGGCTGACGCAGCTTGGGCACCAGGTTTCCGTGGCCAACTCGCGTGGGCCTGAATCCCTTGTCTCACTGGCCAAAGAAACCGGCGCGAAGGCGGTGACGGCGGCTGAAGCCGCTCGCGCAGGAGAAGTTGTGATTGTGACAATACCGCTGGCAAAGGTCCGGGATTTACCCAAAGACCTTTTTGTTGGCGTTCCCGAAAATGTCGTTGTGGTAGATACGGGCAACTATTATCCGCGGCAGCGCGACGGGCGAATTGAGGAAATCGAAGCCGGGACCCTTGAAAGCCGTTGGGTGGAGAAGCAGTTGGGGCGGCCCGTGGTGAAGGCGTTTAACAACATATATGCCAGACACCTGATGGAAAACGGCAAGCCTGCCGGCTCGCCCGGGCGCATTGCATTGCCTGTCGCAGGCGATGACGAACATGCCAAGCAAGTCATCATCAGGTTGCTGGACCAACTTGGATTTGACGGCGTCGATGCGGGAGGCCTGGATGAATCATGGCGGCAACAGCCCGCTACTCCCGTGTACGCCACTGACTTTGATGTCGAGGGCGTGCGGCGGGCGCTGGCCCAGGCCGCTCCTGAAAGAAAGCCTGAATGGCGGGCAACTGCGAACAGCCCCGGGAACTTTAACCATCCGGCGTAA
- a CDS encoding DJ-1/PfpI family protein, with amino-acid sequence MAGKKILMLVGDYVEDYEVMVPFQALQMVGHNVDAVCPGKKAGETVRTAIHDFEGDQTYSEKRGHNFQVNASFEGVKAGLYDALVIPGGRAPEYLRMNERVLEIVRHFFEAGKPVAALCHGAQLLVAAGVVNGRSISSYPAVGPEVTIAGGKYVDLAMTEAHVDGNLVTGPAWPAHPAWLAKFLQVLEKSEREKTAKA; translated from the coding sequence ATGGCAGGCAAGAAGATCCTGATGCTTGTAGGCGACTACGTCGAAGATTATGAAGTAATGGTACCTTTCCAGGCCCTGCAAATGGTGGGGCATAATGTTGATGCTGTCTGCCCTGGAAAGAAGGCTGGCGAGACGGTGCGCACGGCCATCCATGATTTTGAGGGCGACCAGACCTATAGCGAGAAACGCGGCCACAACTTCCAGGTCAATGCCAGCTTCGAGGGCGTAAAGGCTGGCTTGTATGACGCGCTGGTGATTCCCGGTGGCCGCGCGCCGGAGTATCTGCGGATGAACGAGAGAGTGTTGGAAATCGTCCGCCACTTCTTCGAGGCGGGCAAGCCGGTGGCTGCATTGTGCCATGGAGCTCAATTGCTGGTGGCGGCGGGCGTGGTGAATGGAAGGTCAATTAGCTCCTATCCCGCTGTGGGGCCTGAAGTCACCATAGCTGGGGGAAAGTACGTTGACCTCGCGATGACGGAAGCGCACGTGGATGGCAACCTTGTGACGGGGCCAGCCTGGCCTGCGCATCCTGCCTGGCTTGCCAAATTCCTGCAGGTGCTTGAGAAGAGCGAACGAGAAAAAACCGCGAAGGCTTGA
- the galE gene encoding UDP-glucose 4-epimerase GalE encodes MRVLVTGGAGYIGSQTAKALAKSGHEVVVLDNLATGHRETVKWGPFVEGDLGDKDLLTKIFKERRIEAVLHFAASLLVGESVKNPQKYFWNNVVNTLHLLDVMKAFRVKRIVFSSSAAVYGNPEKLPIPEDHSKAPVNPYGESKLCMERAIHWYGIAYGLRGVALRYFNAAGADLEGELGEEHDPESHLIPLVVKAALGYRTDVEIYGTDYPTPDGTAIRDYIHVVDLADAHVRALEYLADGGESMELNLGTGEGHSVREVVTEVGKLCDGRVPSKDAPRRTGDPAVLVADPSRARKVLHWYPRYSELGTIIQSAWKWNSSKGR; translated from the coding sequence ATGCGAGTGCTTGTTACGGGCGGCGCAGGTTACATTGGAAGTCAGACAGCCAAGGCCCTTGCCAAGTCAGGACACGAAGTTGTAGTCCTGGATAACCTCGCGACCGGACACCGCGAGACGGTGAAGTGGGGGCCGTTTGTCGAAGGCGACCTGGGCGACAAAGATCTTTTGACAAAGATTTTCAAGGAGCGCCGCATCGAGGCCGTCCTTCACTTTGCCGCCAGCCTGCTGGTGGGTGAGTCGGTGAAGAATCCCCAGAAGTATTTCTGGAACAATGTGGTCAACACTCTCCATTTGCTTGACGTGATGAAAGCCTTTAGAGTGAAACGTATTGTCTTCTCATCTTCTGCCGCCGTCTACGGAAATCCAGAAAAGCTGCCCATCCCCGAAGATCATTCCAAGGCGCCCGTGAACCCTTACGGCGAGTCCAAGCTCTGCATGGAACGGGCAATCCACTGGTATGGAATTGCCTATGGGCTTCGCGGGGTGGCGCTGCGATACTTCAATGCCGCTGGCGCCGATCTTGAAGGCGAACTGGGCGAGGAGCACGATCCGGAATCGCACCTGATTCCGCTGGTCGTGAAGGCAGCGTTGGGTTACAGGACGGACGTCGAGATCTACGGTACGGACTATCCGACACCGGACGGTACGGCGATCCGTGATTATATCCATGTAGTGGACTTGGCGGACGCGCACGTGCGGGCGCTGGAATATCTGGCAGACGGGGGCGAAAGCATGGAGCTTAACCTCGGTACGGGAGAGGGCCACTCCGTGCGTGAGGTTGTGACCGAAGTGGGAAAGCTTTGTGACGGGCGAGTCCCTTCCAAAGATGCGCCTCGCCGGACCGGAGACCCTGCAGTGCTGGTGGCTGATCCTTCCAGGGCCCGGAAGGTGCTTCACTGGTATCCCAGGTATTCAGAACTGGGTACCATCATCCAGAGCGCCTGGAAGTGGAATTCATCGAAAGGCCGATGA
- a CDS encoding SDR family oxidoreductase yields MASVLVTGTSTGIGLATALELGRSGHTVYATMRNPGRAPQLGETASRENLPVKVMVMDVDSDTSVADTVKRIHREGGQIDVLVNNAGIGTFGAVEELPLNSFRAIMETNYFGALRCIQAVLPAMRERKNGCVINVSSVAGRVANSPLSAYAASKWALEALSEALAQEVRPFNIRVAIVEPGIIDTPLARRAVARLDDTRYRQVRRYGGLFRASFESETSRPPGLVGKAIRHIIESGTLKLRHPVGPNSAEYIAWRKAKTDEEMIEWGALDDDAWFDRVQQEFGLNARPKE; encoded by the coding sequence ATGGCAAGTGTCTTGGTAACGGGGACCAGCACAGGTATCGGCTTGGCGACGGCCCTCGAGCTTGGCAGATCCGGTCACACCGTTTATGCCACTATGCGCAACCCCGGTCGCGCACCGCAATTAGGAGAGACGGCGTCCAGGGAGAACCTGCCGGTCAAGGTCATGGTGATGGATGTTGATTCGGACACGTCCGTTGCGGACACTGTGAAAAGGATTCACAGGGAAGGCGGGCAAATCGACGTTCTGGTAAATAATGCGGGCATCGGAACCTTCGGGGCCGTCGAGGAGCTTCCACTAAACTCCTTCCGAGCCATTATGGAAACCAATTACTTTGGAGCGTTGCGCTGCATCCAGGCAGTCCTGCCGGCGATGCGCGAAAGAAAAAACGGCTGCGTCATCAATGTGAGTTCTGTGGCAGGCCGGGTCGCAAACTCACCTCTCTCCGCATACGCTGCTTCAAAGTGGGCGCTTGAAGCACTGAGCGAGGCGCTGGCTCAGGAGGTGAGGCCGTTCAACATTCGTGTCGCCATTGTCGAACCCGGCATCATTGACACGCCATTGGCAAGGCGTGCCGTGGCGAGATTAGATGACACAAGGTATCGGCAGGTGCGTCGCTATGGAGGATTGTTCCGCGCGTCATTTGAAAGCGAAACTTCCCGTCCTCCGGGCTTGGTGGGAAAAGCGATCCGTCACATTATCGAAAGCGGAACCTTGAAATTGCGGCATCCCGTGGGCCCGAATTCGGCAGAGTATATCGCATGGCGAAAGGCAAAGACGGATGAAGAAATGATTGAATGGGGCGCACTTGACGATGATGCCTGGTTTGACCGCGTGCAGCAGGAGTTCGGCCTGAACGCCCGTCCCAAGGAATGA
- a CDS encoding exopolysaccharide biosynthesis protein, with the protein MIDIHCHPLPDTDDGAKTFDIALAMCQMAAKDGTTHLVATPHCNYRYTFDAQANRARLKELQAAVGDSPKLLLGCDFHLSYDNLRKLAENGSDFSINHTRYLLVEFADHFIPDQMDNVFYEIEVAGFTPILTHPERNPVIQRKPELLYRWAVRGCLVQITAMSYLGAFGPNAQRLSEEWLERNLIHFFASDAHDLIHRPPLLSTCYKKVASALGRSVADILLEKNPAAVINGVSLPAQAQPVSPKEPTRKKSWFFIFHR; encoded by the coding sequence ATGATCGACATCCATTGCCATCCGCTGCCGGATACGGACGATGGGGCGAAGACATTTGATATAGCATTGGCCATGTGCCAAATGGCGGCAAAGGACGGAACCACCCACCTAGTCGCCACCCCACATTGCAATTACAGGTACACTTTCGATGCGCAGGCTAATCGCGCCAGATTAAAAGAGCTCCAGGCCGCCGTGGGAGACTCTCCAAAGCTGCTTTTGGGGTGCGATTTCCACCTCTCATATGACAATCTCCGCAAACTGGCGGAAAACGGATCTGATTTCTCCATCAACCACACGCGTTATCTGCTGGTGGAATTTGCTGATCACTTTATTCCGGACCAGATGGACAATGTCTTCTATGAGATCGAGGTGGCAGGCTTCACTCCAATCCTCACTCATCCGGAGCGCAACCCGGTCATCCAGCGCAAACCGGAATTGCTTTATCGGTGGGCGGTGCGAGGGTGCCTGGTCCAGATTACAGCCATGTCTTACCTTGGCGCCTTTGGACCAAATGCCCAGAGGCTGTCAGAAGAGTGGCTCGAGCGGAACCTCATTCATTTTTTTGCCTCAGATGCACACGACCTGATTCATCGGCCACCTCTTCTATCTACCTGCTACAAGAAGGTTGCCTCCGCGCTTGGCAGAAGCGTCGCCGACATACTCCTCGAGAAAAATCCTGCGGCGGTGATTAACGGAGTATCGCTGCCTGCGCAAGCACAACCTGTGAGTCCGAAAGAACCCACCCGAAAAAAAAGCTGGTTTTTTATTTTCCACCGGTAA
- a CDS encoding ABC transporter permease, with the protein MAEISIDGFLKRKIQAVQDFTFLFANSVADLFSSPRYIVDTIVQMDVIGVGSLPIVLLTGFFTGGVLALQTYRTLSTFGEVSILGQVVSLSVVRELGPVLTALMVTGRNSSGIASEIGSMLVSEQVDAMRALGTDPVRKLVTPRLFATVITLPLLTILADFFGMLGGYFVSFYTVHLTSVEYWTYAYQALTLEDVAQGLLKPFLFGFIVALVGCYFGLTTRGGTEGVGRSTTQAVVVASVLILVVDFFVTKFLIAIHFF; encoded by the coding sequence ATGGCTGAAATATCAATCGACGGTTTTTTGAAGCGAAAGATCCAGGCCGTACAGGACTTTACGTTTCTTTTTGCCAACTCGGTTGCAGATCTCTTCAGTTCGCCCCGATACATTGTCGATACGATCGTCCAGATGGATGTGATCGGCGTTGGGTCGCTTCCCATTGTCCTGCTGACCGGCTTTTTTACGGGCGGAGTTCTGGCTCTGCAGACTTATCGTACCTTGAGTACTTTTGGCGAAGTCTCGATTCTGGGCCAGGTTGTTTCCCTTTCCGTGGTCCGGGAACTGGGGCCTGTCCTGACGGCCCTGATGGTAACGGGGCGCAACAGTTCCGGCATCGCATCGGAGATCGGTTCCATGCTTGTCAGTGAGCAGGTTGACGCCATGCGAGCATTGGGAACTGACCCCGTGCGCAAACTGGTGACTCCTCGCCTGTTTGCCACAGTGATCACCCTGCCACTTCTTACCATCCTCGCTGATTTCTTCGGAATGCTCGGCGGGTATTTCGTGAGCTTTTACACTGTGCACTTGACCTCAGTCGAATATTGGACCTACGCCTATCAGGCGCTTACTCTCGAGGATGTTGCGCAGGGGCTTTTAAAGCCATTTTTGTTCGGCTTTATAGTGGCGCTGGTGGGATGCTACTTTGGGCTTACTACGCGTGGCGGCACCGAAGGCGTGGGCCGCTCTACGACACAGGCCGTCGTCGTGGCCTCAGTGTTGATTCTTGTGGTCGATTTTTTTGTGACGAAATTCCTGATCGCAATCCACTTCTTTTGA
- a CDS encoding ATP-binding cassette domain-containing protein, producing MPSLFVALNNVSLAHSMNLPPAIDFQNVWLFFDEKPALSNVSFNVARGETLILMGATGSGKSVILKLALGLLKADEGQVIVEGRDLGPVHEKGMRDIRQRMGIVFQEGALFDSLSVYENVAYRLREAGMRNEDAIEHKAREVLSFVELEGAIDKMPAELSGGMKRRVSIARAIINDPPIMLYDSPTGGLDPVTAQTINILILKLQEVQGVSSIVVTHRLQDAFWLTRFAYSKDTGGLVPVSGNGTRVPTIASRFLVLREGSVYFHGTLNEAVPTRDPYLQHFLR from the coding sequence GTGCCGAGTCTGTTTGTTGCGCTCAACAACGTCTCGCTAGCACATAGCATGAATTTGCCGCCTGCCATCGATTTCCAGAACGTGTGGCTTTTCTTTGACGAGAAGCCGGCGCTGTCGAACGTCTCCTTTAATGTAGCACGAGGTGAAACGTTGATTCTGATGGGAGCTACAGGGTCCGGCAAATCCGTAATTCTAAAGCTTGCCCTCGGCCTTTTGAAGGCGGATGAAGGACAGGTTATCGTGGAAGGCCGTGACCTTGGCCCAGTCCACGAAAAAGGAATGCGTGACATCCGCCAGCGCATGGGCATCGTGTTCCAGGAGGGTGCCCTGTTTGATTCCCTTTCCGTCTACGAAAATGTCGCGTACCGGCTGCGCGAAGCGGGGATGCGAAACGAAGACGCAATTGAACACAAAGCACGGGAAGTTCTGAGTTTCGTTGAGCTTGAGGGCGCAATTGACAAGATGCCAGCCGAATTGTCCGGGGGCATGAAGCGTCGCGTTTCCATCGCGCGGGCGATTATCAATGATCCCCCCATCATGCTCTATGATTCCCCCACTGGGGGCCTCGACCCTGTCACTGCACAAACGATCAACATCCTCATTCTCAAACTTCAGGAAGTCCAGGGAGTGAGCTCTATCGTGGTTACGCACAGGCTTCAGGACGCGTTCTGGCTGACGAGATTTGCATACTCCAAAGATACTGGCGGGCTGGTCCCGGTCAGCGGAAACGGGACGAGGGTGCCGACCATCGCCTCGCGATTCCTGGTGCTTCGGGAAGGGTCGGTCTATTTTCACGGTACGCTAAACGAAGCCGTTCCTACTCGGGATCCATACCTTCAGCACTTTCTTCGGTAG
- a CDS encoding MCE family protein, translating into MPQRKQLTWTQLRVGVLIISGLIAFAVGVFFISGEGGFLTRHYELKTFFSGAESLRNGAQVRLAGIVVGNVNGINLSPYTEPSRAVQINMKVTQKYQDQIRTDSVATIETAGLLGEAYVDISRGGADSQPIPNGGTVQSHEQADMKQIVQNANDVVSNLRVLSSTLNDITKQIQHGQGSIGRLIYEENFYNNLNKTANEAQKLMTQIQAGHGTLGKFLADETFYDQTVAALDKVNKVLDDVQHGKGSAAKFINDPSIYNNLDQATRRANALMSSINESQGTLGKLIKDPSLYNNLNETVRHVDVIADRIDRGEGTLGRLSTDPAMYSNLLSASQSLRQFLTEFRTNPRKYLTLKVHLF; encoded by the coding sequence ATGCCTCAGCGTAAACAACTCACCTGGACGCAGCTTCGCGTCGGAGTTCTTATTATTTCCGGCCTGATCGCCTTTGCCGTTGGCGTATTTTTCATCAGCGGCGAGGGGGGGTTTCTGACCCGCCATTACGAGCTAAAGACATTCTTTTCAGGTGCGGAAAGTTTGCGCAATGGCGCGCAAGTTAGGCTGGCGGGGATTGTGGTGGGCAATGTTAACGGGATCAACCTTTCACCGTATACGGAGCCCAGCCGGGCCGTTCAAATCAACATGAAGGTTACGCAAAAGTACCAGGACCAGATTCGAACGGACTCCGTGGCGACCATTGAAACCGCCGGGCTGCTGGGAGAGGCCTATGTGGATATCAGCCGGGGGGGGGCGGACAGTCAACCGATCCCCAATGGCGGCACGGTCCAGAGCCACGAACAAGCTGACATGAAGCAGATTGTTCAGAACGCCAACGACGTGGTCTCCAACCTTCGGGTCCTCAGCAGCACGCTGAATGACATCACTAAACAGATCCAGCACGGTCAGGGTTCCATAGGAAGGCTCATCTACGAGGAGAATTTCTACAACAACCTGAACAAGACCGCCAATGAAGCTCAGAAGCTTATGACGCAGATTCAAGCGGGGCACGGAACGCTTGGAAAGTTTCTTGCAGACGAAACCTTTTACGACCAGACCGTGGCGGCGCTAGATAAAGTTAATAAGGTACTGGATGACGTACAGCATGGCAAAGGCAGCGCCGCTAAGTTCATCAACGATCCTTCCATTTACAATAATCTGGATCAGGCTACCAGGCGAGCGAATGCACTGATGTCCAGCATCAATGAGAGCCAGGGTACGCTCGGGAAACTGATCAAAGACCCGAGCCTCTATAACAATCTAAATGAAACTGTGCGGCACGTAGATGTGATCGCAGATCGGATTGACCGCGGCGAGGGAACGCTGGGCAGGCTTTCGACCGATCCCGCCATGTATAGCAATCTTCTCTCCGCCTCCCAGTCGCTCAGACAATTCCTCACGGAATTTCGGACTAACCCCAGGAAGTACCTGACCCTGAAGGTGCATCTCTTCTGA
- a CDS encoding YqgE/AlgH family protein → MKFQKAKPGSGHRGETSVKKEARNRIALMEVQKAASLLLSCMLAAFWAPKAYAAESKRAQVEILIARDEVSDPYFHHSVVVMLPESESQLTVGLIINKPTRVTVGKLFPDSPELKNQTDHAYFGGPVEIRTPSVVFRSQKALDNAVRLSGNVYLTFDPDLISSVFQSAKPGSGLRLFLGRAQWAPGQLENEIRMGGWYKIEADGDLVFSADPDDLWPRLHARAAPSKYIRYRLPSGGSYRSTRKVLVM, encoded by the coding sequence ATGAAATTCCAAAAGGCCAAGCCGGGTTCGGGCCACCGGGGTGAAACTTCGGTCAAGAAGGAAGCACGAAACAGAATTGCACTGATGGAAGTCCAAAAGGCAGCGAGTTTGCTGCTTAGCTGCATGTTGGCTGCTTTTTGGGCGCCGAAGGCATACGCGGCAGAAAGTAAAAGGGCTCAGGTAGAGATCCTGATTGCCCGCGACGAAGTGAGCGACCCTTATTTCCACCATTCCGTCGTAGTCATGTTGCCGGAATCAGAATCTCAACTGACGGTGGGACTTATCATCAACAAGCCCACCCGCGTAACGGTGGGCAAATTGTTTCCCGACAGCCCGGAGCTCAAGAATCAGACGGACCATGCCTACTTTGGCGGGCCGGTGGAAATCCGCACGCCCAGCGTTGTTTTTCGTTCGCAGAAGGCCCTCGACAATGCCGTTCGGCTGTCTGGGAATGTTTATCTGACCTTCGATCCCGACCTGATTTCGAGTGTTTTTCAAAGCGCGAAGCCAGGCTCCGGACTGCGTCTGTTTTTGGGCCGTGCGCAGTGGGCCCCTGGCCAGCTCGAAAATGAAATCCGGATGGGAGGTTGGTACAAAATTGAGGCGGATGGGGACCTGGTCTTCAGCGCTGATCCCGATGACCTGTGGCCCAGGCTGCACGCTCGTGCCGCACCCAGCAAGTACATCCGATACCGGCTGCCCTCAGGCGGTTCTTACCGCTCCACGCGGAAAGTCTTGGTGATGTGA
- a CDS encoding 4-hydroxybenzoate octaprenyltransferase — protein MPGSFAAQMWRKLKITLEMIKVEHSVFALPFALTGAMLAAQGWPSWRQVFWIIVAMVGARSAAMAFNRIADREFDAKNPRTEKRALPAGHLTLRFAAGFTAVSAALLVLAAWQLNPLAFRLSPVALALLLLYSYTKRFTLLSHVVLGMCLGLSPVAAWIALRGDVSWAIVILGVAVTLWVAGFDIIYACQDVEFDHTTDLHSIPKKFGVGAALYASAALHALMLALLVVVARMSGLGWIALGGLVPVAALLSYEHLLVKPTDLSRVNAAFFTINGYISVLFFLTWAASILVR, from the coding sequence ATGCCTGGCTCATTCGCCGCGCAGATGTGGCGGAAGCTCAAGATCACCCTTGAAATGATCAAGGTGGAGCACTCGGTGTTTGCCCTGCCGTTTGCCCTCACCGGCGCCATGCTGGCCGCCCAGGGATGGCCAAGCTGGCGACAGGTTTTCTGGATTATCGTGGCCATGGTGGGCGCGCGCAGTGCGGCAATGGCCTTCAATCGAATTGCCGATCGTGAATTTGACGCTAAAAACCCCCGCACTGAAAAACGTGCACTGCCTGCAGGGCACCTGACCCTGCGTTTTGCGGCGGGGTTTACGGCGGTATCGGCAGCATTGCTGGTGCTGGCCGCTTGGCAACTGAACCCTCTGGCTTTCAGGCTCTCGCCGGTGGCTCTGGCGTTACTGCTGCTCTATTCCTACACTAAGCGGTTTACGCTGCTATCTCATGTAGTGCTCGGGATGTGCCTGGGACTTTCGCCTGTTGCAGCCTGGATTGCGCTGCGCGGGGATGTCAGTTGGGCCATCGTCATTCTGGGCGTGGCCGTCACACTGTGGGTTGCGGGATTTGACATCATCTATGCCTGCCAGGACGTGGAGTTCGATCACACCACGGACCTGCACTCGATTCCGAAAAAGTTCGGCGTTGGCGCAGCGCTTTACGCCTCTGCGGCCCTCCACGCGCTGATGCTCGCCTTGCTGGTGGTTGTGGCTCGGATGTCTGGCCTCGGCTGGATTGCGCTCGGCGGCCTTGTCCCAGTGGCCGCGCTACTATCTTACGAGCACTTGCTGGTGAAGCCTACAGACCTCTCCCGCGTGAACGCTGCCTTCTTTACTATCAATGGTTACATCAGCGTTCTGTTTTTCCTCACTTGGGCTGCGTCTATTCTGGTCCGCTGA
- the mqnE gene encoding aminofutalosine synthase MqnE translates to MELIADKILAGDRLDLDDGIALYNSNDLLAIGYLAHYVREKLHGNRTYYNVNRHINPTNVCVASCKLCAFGRKPDVPGAYTMALEEAFRTAGENWTEAVTEFHIVGGLHPDLPFQYYVDLLNGLKERFPSVHLKAFTAVEIAYYAHITRMTVKEILERLAEAGLGSLPGGGAEIFAPAVRRVICDHKIGAHMWLKVHRTAHELGLHSTATMLYGHIESSEDRADHLVQLRNLQDETRGFQTFIPLAFHPANTELGKLVEWDETSGFMDLKNIAISRLMLDNFPHIKAYWIMMSPRVAQIALRFGADDLDGTVAEEKIYHDAGAKTPQVMTRQQIVRLIKEAGFEPFERDTLYRPVVRTETSVSVQV, encoded by the coding sequence CTGGAGCTCATCGCTGACAAGATCCTTGCTGGCGACCGCCTGGACCTTGATGACGGCATAGCGCTTTATAATTCAAACGATCTGCTTGCCATCGGATACCTAGCGCATTACGTTCGTGAAAAGCTGCACGGCAATCGCACCTACTACAACGTCAATCGCCACATCAATCCCACCAACGTGTGCGTTGCCAGTTGCAAATTGTGCGCCTTCGGCCGCAAGCCTGACGTGCCAGGCGCTTACACGATGGCGCTGGAAGAAGCGTTCCGTACGGCTGGCGAGAACTGGACTGAGGCGGTCACGGAGTTTCACATTGTGGGGGGGCTGCATCCCGATCTTCCGTTCCAGTATTACGTGGATCTCCTCAATGGATTGAAGGAACGCTTCCCGTCCGTCCATCTGAAGGCCTTCACGGCAGTTGAAATCGCGTACTACGCGCACATCACACGGATGACGGTGAAGGAAATCCTGGAGCGGCTTGCGGAGGCCGGGCTGGGATCGCTTCCAGGTGGCGGGGCGGAAATCTTTGCTCCTGCCGTCAGGCGAGTCATTTGCGACCACAAGATCGGGGCGCACATGTGGCTGAAAGTGCACCGGACCGCGCACGAACTGGGCCTGCATTCTACCGCGACCATGCTTTACGGCCATATCGAGAGTTCGGAAGACCGTGCAGACCATTTGGTTCAACTCCGCAATCTGCAGGACGAGACTCGGGGGTTCCAAACGTTTATCCCGCTGGCCTTCCACCCTGCTAACACGGAACTCGGCAAATTAGTGGAATGGGATGAGACTTCCGGTTTCATGGATTTAAAGAACATCGCCATTTCACGGCTGATGCTCGACAACTTCCCGCATATCAAAGCGTACTGGATCATGATGTCACCCCGCGTCGCCCAGATTGCCCTGCGCTTTGGCGCTGACGACCTCGACGGAACGGTGGCCGAGGAAAAGATTTATCATGATGCCGGAGCTAAGACGCCCCAGGTGATGACCCGCCAGCAAATCGTCCGCCTCATCAAAGAAGCCGGCTTTGAGCCTTTTGAGCGCGATACCCTCTATCGGCCTGTCGTGCGGACGGAAACCAGCGTCAGTGTGCAAGTTTAG